The nucleotide window CATTTCACTACAAGAAGAGTTATTTCGGGCATTGCCGCTAGCACTGAAGCATTTTCTGAATGAAATTCCGGAGGAGATTGATATCTCCGATAGCCTGCGGCGTAGGAGGTTTGATAATGGGGATATAGGAATAAATTAGGAACAAATTGTTTTTCTCGTAAAACACAACATTTGTGGTTACGATAAGATAAGATACCAGATATATCCTCTTTGGTTTCTAACAAACAATTTGTGTTTATTGAGCGGGAAAAGATACTTTGGTTTAAAAGTTACTGGATTAATCACCACTTGCGAATATcgtaattcttttttaaaaaaaaaaaccctgttcTTTAAGggtttgttttgtaaaataaactTACTTGTATTAGAATATCTTAAAATGATTTAATCTTCTGCTTCAATTCATCATAGTAAAAACAATCAttgtaaaaataatgatataaaagAGTAATAATAATTAGGGTATCACAAAATGGATGTGTATATATTACACTATCTAACTTCTGATATGGCACgtgtacattttattttatcgaAACCTTCTCACCTGATCTCAAAATGGACCGTCATGACGATTGCatgatatttgtaaaaatgaattcTGTTTTGATTATCAACTTGGTTTTATCATCCCCATTATTTTTTCAGTCTTTTCAGCGGCGATTAGGACAGAAATTTGTCACTATCTGCGGGGATCCTGTGACCTTACTTGTGAGTTTGAATACATTCACCGATGGGGAATACCACTCTGCTCCGGAATGGGAATGAAATGCTGTGCACCGGACGACGTTGGTGAGTTGATGACAATTATCGAACTATAAAAAGACATATAGCATTTTCACTTACACGTGTCCCTCCtctgaagaaaatgaaacaaaaaagtttCGTAGGCAATCGAACTTTATGAGAATTTGTTAAATGCTGTAAgacctttacaaaaaaaaaaattattggactTTAATAAGTTCTATATTAATATACCAAGACAAGTAAAATTGCTGCTGGGGATAAAAAACTTTTTCAAACTTCCTCTAATGCCATGCGATTGCAAGacttaaaatgaaaacaaagaatTGAAACCGTTATACACAAACAACCTACAGCTACAATTATATATAAGACGTGTTATTTGCCTTCTTTTAACAGTAAAAATGATGAATAGTAAGTCATCAACAACCACGACGacaaccaccaccaccaccaccacaccgAAACCACCCATGTACGACTTACTCTTACTGGACCAGCCCCGATTCATGTCGAATGAGGTGCCTACGATAAGTAAGCACGATGCTTGTATTGAAGATCATGACCATTGGTGAGATATACCAATAAACCGTGACAATATCATATAAGAAACTTAATTAAATATTGATCGTTGACAGGACAAGAATGTGGCAAGCCTTATTTCTCCCACCGCGCCAAGAGGATTGTGGGTGGTACTGTAGCGCCGAGAGGGGCCTGGCCCTGGCAGGTGTCCTTCCGGTACATGAATGGAATGTATGGGTGTGGAGGAGCCCTCATCAGCGACGGCTGGGTCCTCACTGCTGCCCACTGCTTTAAAGGGTGAGTCGGGGATAGACATGTTGTAGTAGGAAAATCTGTAAAGTAGGAAAATCTGTAAAGTAGGAAAATCTGTAAAGCCCCCAATACTGCAACAAGTAAAGGGTGAGTCGGGAATAGACATGTTGTAGTAGGAAAATCTGTAAAGTAGGAAAATCTGTAAAGCCCCCAATACTGCAACAAGTAAAGGGTGAGTCGGGAATAGACATGTTGTAGTAGGAAAATCTGTAAAGTAGGAAAATCTGTAAAGTAGGAAAATCTGTAAAGCCACCAATACTGCAACAAGTAAAGCcgtcaaataaaaattcaagcatcgaagaaaaaaacacagtccataCCCCCGTGtatattcaaaattgaaatttatttcttatattttcattctcctTTCATTTCTATCGAAAACCCCACTCGCTtgaatagacgtactatatctATGACgtagttctgtattcatacgcgcattgtttacaaattcagcgcgttcatgaggaaatgcctatcattacaatttgtaagaTCATTGGaaactgtaaatatatatatatatatatatatatatatataaaccacaTCTTTCTAGGGAATACAACAATATCAATAAATGGCGAGTGACTGTTGGGATGCACGATATGACGGGAAATGAGGTCACCAGACGCGACATTGCCATTAGGACCATCATAAAGGTATGATCAGCCATTGTTATATACAGAAACACATAGCTAGAGGTTTTGTTAagatataacaaacagtgaaaaTTCAATGATTCAATCGTTTTCTTCAAATATGCTATGCTATAATTCAAATAGAAAATTTGTGACTCTATACTGATTAAAATGCTTGAGTATAAAATCAGTCTCGCATTTACTAAAGTTACTGGATATTTTGTTCAACAGCACCCCTTATATATAGCTTATGATGAGGAAGAAGACCAGAAAAAGAACCGAACTACCCCCCTTCACAAACGATATGCGCATGACATCGCCTTAGTGCAGCTCGACACCAGAGTTGATGTACAGTCACCGTACACGCGTCCGATCTGCCTGCCTTCTGTCGGCGACTCTTTCTTCGGAAACGACTTCAAGAAGAGGGAGCCCGGCTCTTCCTTGATGCAGGACAACACTGTGGATCTCTTTGATGTGGAAAGAAAAGGTCAATGTTGGGTGACTGGATGGGGCCACACTGCAGGAAGAGGTGAGAAAGCATTCTCTATATCAATATGAGAAATTACAGTTCGGTGATCAGAGTGCTAAGATCTGCTGTTTTCGTTCACAGCAGCATGGTACCAGTGGGAGGTCATAGGGCTCCTTGTATTTTAACTGCGATTTTTTCCCCGTAAATCATTCAGATTAAAATGCAGCACACCAATTTTACCTTGAAGACTCTGATGATATTTATATTCTCATTCCTTCCAATTTTATCTTATTGAAGATAATTTGGCGAGATATCTGTGAagttattattttcatgataCTAATAGGAAATGTCAAGAACCTCAGACTGCGATAAGATCGGGTGCGAGTTCTATTATTAAAAACTTTATCTGttcaatatacacataaattTTCATCCGCACTGAAACCTAAAACAAGAATATATAGCTTAATTTAACACCTTATCAGAATAATAATACCTGTTATCTTTATTGTAGAGGAAACTGATCGCTCGGTTTTGCGCCAAGTTCACGGTGACGTCATCAGTAGCACCAAGTGCAAAGAACATTGGCAAACTGAATTAGAGGACGATACCTTGTGTTTTGGAGACGGGACCCACGGCCCCTGCAAGGTACGCTGTCGATTCCCAGGCGGTTTAATTCCAGACTTTGATTAAAATTGATACTTAGAATAATACCTGATTGACAATAGAAATGATGTTTTAAACGCTTACTTTTCCCGCACTGTCACCGTCATCATCGTAAACATAACATGCGGTGGTTGACATTAGCGTGAACAACAGTTTTAAGTAAATTACGTAACCTGTCAAATTTgcttaaaaattgtaaattttgctacatataaaaaatatgttcTACTTTTATTTTGAGTAATGGCTCGAGCAATCTGTCTCAGTTTACTTTCCTTTCTAGAAACAGCAGACACTTACTTcgcaaaaattgatttttagaTATACATTTGAATAGTAGATAAGTCAAATTATCGCCAGGGAATATCTGTTTCCCACAATTAGAGAGAAATACAGAGCACTATTGAATGATCTATTCTTCCCGGATTATCGCTCATCTAAACAAGCTTAATTTTGCTGACTACGCGGCGGGAATTCATGCTGGACTCAATATGACAAAGCTTGACAGAATTTGCAATGTATTCTCGTCCTTATCACAATCTGAAAGAAATCAATGTAAATAGATAATTATACTACATTAAGGCTTATTACCATGGCGATATTTTTGGAGTCTTTTTAAGAGTGAATAATGAATTGTCGCTTTTTGTTGCAGGGTGATTCGGGCAGTCCTATGTCTTGCAATTATGACGGCAAATATTACATCACGGGTGTTGTCTCCTGGGGGTCGGAGGACTGCAAACAAAAGGGATATCCAAGTGTTTTCACCCGTGTGACGTCATATCTGGAATGGATCAACAAACACGTGTCACGTGGTTAAAGTCAAATTTGTTCtgtgtgttttttgttgttttttttttttttggttttttttttttttttggtagtaAGTATTGCGGTAAGAAGAATTCCACGACGGCTCAGGGAACACGATGTCTTTGAAAACTATAAGCCTGTTTTATCTGTTCGGATCTGTGATATTCCTAGTCGTTGACTCTGTACTTTTGTCTCTACCAGAAATCCAACACATTGAATGTtatttagaaaagcaacaatcTAAAAATCAATCTCCAGATTTTTAAGTCTTAAGAATGTTGATACCCTGTCATTAACTATTTAACTTTACATTGTgtttttatctatatattttttttccttgacAAAACTTCATGAACGGTGAAAGTAGGAATGAAGTAGCTTTGTAGTACCTTGTTTGAagtttatatgatatatttttataattatatgtGTTACTTTAAAAATTCCAATACTGATTCTATGATGGCAGAACGAGATTTAAGATGAAGAGTGGCCGGCATTGTTGTTTGATTAATAAAGGAAGATTGGTGATGGTTTTTACTTCTTGTATTTGTCTATTCCTCGCGTTTCTATCTACCATGTTAGTCATGGCGTCTAACAGCTCCCATAACAGGTGCGTCTTCAAACTTTATCAAACTGGCAAGACTGAAAGGTAAAAATATGTGTAATACAAATCAAAAAGGATCAAAGTTGGAAAAGAATCAAAATTGTAGTTGGGGGTGGGGGAGTCAAAACTGCCATGTCCAACATCAATTTcatgggggtttttttttgggaaGGAATAAACTTTTTGAATGCACATTTAAAGAGAATTTTTTTTGGTGAATAAACAATAGAAAAGGAATAGAGTGTTATTAATTCCATAGCTTACAACGAAGGCACATGTTCAAATGTCATCAAAGTggcaaaaatgaaagtgaaatataTGTGTATTACAAATCAAAAACATCAAAGGAAACCCAGTCTACAGAATGGTGACACGATCTACCTGTAACACTAGAGCAAACCTTTTAAAAGTAAaatcaattttgtttatattcgTTATTTTGTACAAAGGGGAATTGCTCATAGACCACCACTACGCTAATTTTGTACATATCTTATATCTATATCCGGCACGTATCATCGTTACTGAAAGAAGGACAGCCGGCGAAGCTGCCTtctcaatgaaaaaaaaataacaaaatatgaaaaatgattggCGATATGGTTAGTGATATATATGTGTTTAATGGTGTCCTATGTGTATCTGCAAAGATTTAGAGATCCCCACTTCTCCCGTACTGTACTGTATATAGtacagtgaaaggtgaagataacgaacagtgatcaatctcataactcctataaaggtgaagataacgaacagtgatcaatctcataactcctataaaggtgaagataacgaacattgatcaatctcataactcctataagcaatataaaatagagagttgggcaaacacggacccttggcacatcagaggtgggattaggtgcgtaacaggagtaagcatcccctgtcaatgTTTTCCTTTCTATCAACTTTTCTAAAAGAATGAAAGTACACCTTCTTCTTTGATTAAAACACAAGGAAATAAGATTCGCATAACTTTTATCTGCCCAGGAATTAGCAGGTGATTGTAACGTCATCATGGACTGTGCATGTGTGACATTACGTTTTTCTGCGAGTTATAAGTTATGAGATCTAACAAAGGACTGATAACACCTAtgtatgtattcatatttatagTACTAAGACACACAAAAAGTGTTTTCTTACATCGTTTTGTctaataattcaaatatatcttAATAGGACTAATCCTTCCAGGGCTCATTTCTACAACCCCTGCATTACATACTATCGTTCTTATCACAGCGTGTCACTTCGCTTGATCGAGCGTGCGAATTTCACTCACTGATTGACCGTGTGGTTTCAGTGAAAGTGAGTTGGGATGACCACGCTATGCCACTCTTTCAATGTGATTGGTCACTGTGAACAAAAGTAAAACCTGTTCATTGATATCTACGAAAAGCCTCACCCAAAAATTTACGCGCTCGATTAAGTGAAGTGAGGAACTGCTGTTGGAACGATAGTCGTTGCGTACTAGACAAGGGTTCGAATTCCTACTACTTTGATCTGACTGTATGTCCACAATGGTGAGTCAATTTTTCTGATTAATCGGAAGCAAATTTTGTGTCAAGTAGGATTATACAGTTCTCCAGCATAAATATATGAGAACTGGACATTTCTTAATGACCTCAGCATATTCAGAATAATCTCATCTAGGAATGCACAAGTCTTTGTTTAACATACGATTGTCTATAATTTCCGAAGTAATTTTCTACGAGAGAGGATGACATTGCTCATGTGACCTTATTCCTAAATCataggtctttcggatatgaccttaaaaacggaggtccatTGACAGGTTAAAGacccctcactgctacggctgtAAGCGCTAAGTAtaggcacttcacctacagctggtgacgtctcaataggagtgaaatattctcaagtaaaaaaacaacaaccccatAACCCATTAGTAAGGCAGCCACGTCTCTTTAGTGATCCCTGTTATAAAGATATGCTCAGAAGAGCGATTCCAATATTTGTGACCTTGTCTAATCGACCTTACTTGAAAATCATGACAGTCTTTGAGTAAGTCATAAGCGATTTTTGTATCAAGTATGagtataattttgttttattgtctgCGACGTTTTCTCCGATTACCCTTGACCTTCTCCAAAAAGTCCATGATTTTCCCCAGGAACATTCgcaatatttttgtaaagtatTGACATCGTCTGCCTCTTTGTTTtaaagttatggcctggacacaaTTGCAGTAATTAGGTAGTATGATAAACAGACGGCCGGACAGACAGGGTATACTGTTAAACAGACGGCCGGACAGTCAGGGAATACTGTTAAACAGACTAAACAGACGGCCGGACAGACAGGGAATACTGTTAAACAGACGGCCGGACAGACAGGGAATACTGTTAAACAGACGGCCGGGCAGACAGGGGATACTGTTAAACAGACGGCCGGACAGACAGGGTATACTGTTAAACAGACGGCCGGACAGACAGGGAATACTGTTAAACAGACGGCCGGACAGGCAAGGAATACTGTTAAACAGACGGCCAGACAGAGAGGGAATACTATTAATATACTATTATAACTACCTTTGGGGGGTACAAAAAATCCAAATGCTAAACAGAGAGGGTCCAGAATGTATTCTTATATATGGGAATTGCTTGTAAATGTCATACCAATTTCCACATACTTTGTAATAACTTTTGCCATATGTTGGGTAAGGCCTCCTTCAGGGATTCATTCAGAACACGTAATACTTATTTCAGTAGCAGACTATTTAATAAGATAGTTAGCGAAAAGGATTCCACCTCAAACTTCTGTGTAATGACTGAATATTCAATATCAAAAGGTAAAACCCAAAGCAACTCGTGTTTTAGTTTTTCGCTTGAAAAAGAAACCATTAATTCAGGAAGAATGAGTAATAATGAAGCAATTCATCATTTCTATATTTGGCTGTCTAGGTAACACGACAGGACGAACTGAATAGGAAGTCTCACGGCCTCTGCGAATTAAATTGCAACAAAATGCATAATAGATATTGCCTCTCATATACGTATCTAACAGTTGCGTAAATATGATTTCTCTTTCGAGCAAGTAGTTCGCTGAATTGTATTTCATTAATGGACGAATACCATTCCGTGCTTTCcgattggctgagatccaacaatctAGGACGAATAGAATGCAATCAAGGATGACGTGCCTTCAATAACATTTAGTTTCCCCATCATCGGACCGGAAATACATCGGGAACTTCAAAGAGGATACGATCGATTTTCACTTTGGGAACAGTCAATGAAAATTCACGTCTTTACTCACTTTCGACTATCTTGTACTACAAgtaatgctttttaaaaaagcttgcCGTCTTCAGCAGCAACTCTATAGAGCGAAGTTGAATTATGTCCCTTGTCTTCATCATTGAATTGAGCTAAAATAAATAACCTCACGGACATCATGCCTACAAAGCTGTGTCCTGACTCccattgtaaaagtttgtatttatgaagggtacatgtactggaaatcaaaatcactgttccctgtattagcactgattaaagcctctatatcaaatgaaactgagattttcagtgtgtatttaattttttttattttttaacaaagttatgaaacaaaacaaactaaaaagatttaaattgctcaaatttgcataaaaattattcttgcatattgtacagtacaactgctttagaaattaaccaggataAAGACCTGAGAATATTGTAATAGTTTTGTCAAAAATTATACCATAAAATACATAGAGTTTGATGGAAAAGATTaataattgttattcaaatttgagcaattgtaaggaaaaaaaatattctgaaggaaTAGGATAGTTTTAGAACAGATGtgttgaaaaaaacaaaaactttaagTTTACCTGATACAGACAGTCTAAACTTACAGCTGGGGTAATTTTAAgcaacataatatgtaatgaaatgttACCATCCTATTTCTTCTGAAGATTAGCAAAGTTCTCAAATGCCACtgataatacaaacaaaaatggttgCATTGGAATCACTGATTGTCAATTAAGATTATTCTAAATGTCTACTTGCAACTTATTTTAATAATATGACATATAAACTAAAATGACAAGTGGATATTGTAATTGTCTAAGATTAGAcagcaatttttttaatttgtgcaTGAAAAACTTACAAcataatttaaatgtaactgttcCTGTAGCGACCCGTACTTGAGACATATCTTTATCACTATCACACAAAGAAATTCAACATTTATTACTCAGACTACTTTGTCTTCAGCATATGAAATGTTACTGTCCTACTCCTTCGTTAGCAAAGTTTTCAAATGCCGCtgataatacaaacaaaaatggttgCATTGTAATCAGTgataatcaaaattattttaaatgtctacttgcaacatattttaataatatgaCATAAAACGTAATATGACATGTCAGTATTTTAATTGTAATTGTCCAAAATTAAACAGCAGTTTAAAAAACTTGTACATAAAAAACTTACTACATTATCCAAATGTACACTGCTCTAGAGACAGACCTTTTTCACTATCATACAAAAAAATTCAACCATTATCATTCAGACTACTTGGTCTTTCTTTAACAAAACAGCAAACCATGCATAATGCATAAATTAGACTCGTTTACCTAAATTGTAATAACAGGTGGATGGATTATTTTTTTGCATGCTTAAAAAAACCAGTGATCCTCATTTTGAAGTCAAGCCTTATTTATTCTTATGTAATTCTTAGCTTAAGGTATCATTAAAACTGTTTTGTGGGGATTAGCCCTACCGAATAGACAATTCCCAAAACACaagcaatcaaaacaaaaaacggcGAGTTTTTCTGTctgtatgcaaaaatgaaaacattactgtaaatgaagtaaccatagaaatgttttgtattagttgcttttaaaaaagtaatgtgtca belongs to Ostrea edulis chromosome 7, xbOstEdul1.1, whole genome shotgun sequence and includes:
- the LOC125657020 gene encoding elastase-1-like; translation: MKQTEIFVFFIFISSVFSAAIRTEICHYLRGSCDLTCEFEYIHRWGIPLCSGMGMKCCAPDDVVKMMNSKSSTTTTTTTTTTTTPKPPMYDLLLLDQPRFMSNEVPTIRQECGKPYFSHRAKRIVGGTVAPRGAWPWQVSFRYMNGMYGCGGALISDGWVLTAAHCFKGEYNNINKWRVTVGMHDMTGNEVTRRDIAIRTIIKHPLYIAYDEEEDQKKNRTTPLHKRYAHDIALVQLDTRVDVQSPYTRPICLPSVGDSFFGNDFKKREPGSSLMQDNTVDLFDVERKGQCWVTGWGHTAGREETDRSVLRQVHGDVISSTKCKEHWQTELEDDTLCFGDGTHGPCKGDSGSPMSCNYDGKYYITGVVSWGSEDCKQKGYPSVFTRVTSYLEWINKHVSRG